TCTGCGTTTCCGGCCTATTGCCATCCTTCAAATGATGATTTCACCCTTCGCGATATTTCTCCGTGCGCACCCGGCAACAGTCCCTGTGGCCAGCAGGTTGGAGCCTGGGGCGTTGGTTGTTCAGGGCCGATAACTCATCAGGTTTGCCCCGATGGCACGGGTGACTTCTTGACGATTCAGGCCGGGATCGATGCGTCACAAAACGGCGATACCGTAGAGCTCTGCGATGCGATCTATGCAGGCGCCGGCAATGAAAATATGGACTATGAGGGCAGGGCGATTACGGTGCGCTCCGCAAGTGGACACCCCGAAAATTGTATCATCGATTGCGGTGGGACCAAGCAGGGCTTTTATTTTCATAACAACGAAGATCGCACCTCCATGCTGGAAGGCGTGACAATCCGAAACGGCTATCACGTTCACAATGGTGGCGCTGTCGCCTGTTCTGCTGCGGCACCTTCCTTTATTAATGTTTGGTTTGAAGAATGTGACAGCTATGAGGGTGGTGCGGTGATGGTTAACGGCGCCTCAAATCCATATTTCTCCGGCTGCACATTCCAGGGAAACACCGCGGATAATGGAGCAGGGCTCGCGTTTGGTGGCGGTTCCACGGGATTAGTCGAGAGATGCGAATTTGTATCGAATACGGCCGCTATCGATGCCGGTGGTTTGTGGTCCGTATTCGGGTCACCCATCGTCCGCGATTGTCATTTTGAAGCCAACCAGGCCCTGTCAGGCGGCGCTATTCAAACCCAAGGAAATCTCGATCCACAAATCACAAAGTGTATGTTCTATGGCAACAACGCTGAATATGGCGGCGCTATCGCTGCATTCTATTTTTTCTCGACGATCGATTCGTGCACATTTGTTGATAATAGAGCCGATGGCGATAATGGATGGGGCGGTGGTTTCTATCTGGGGAATGATGCGGAGGCCACTTTGGAAAATTGCACATTCTATGCCAACAGCGTCGGTGGCCCCAATAAATGCGGCGCCGGTGCTTTCGTCGATTGGGATTCCCGCCTGTTCATTCAGAATACGATCATCGCCTACAGTACTGAAGGAGAGGCGGTCTGTTGCAATGTTAATTGCACCGCCACACTTGAATGTTGCGATGTTTACGGTAATGCCGGCGGGGACTATACGGCGTGTATCGCCACCCAGAACGGCATCAGCGGTAACATTAATTTGCCGCCGCTCTTCTGCAATGCACCCAACGGCGATTATACCCTCTCCGCCGGCTCACCCTGCGCGCCCTTTTCTCCGCCGAACCCCGAGTGCGACCTGATTGGCGCCTGGCCCATCGGCTGTGGGGGCCTGCTAAACTATGCCGATCACAATGTCGGCAATTGCCTTCTTACAATGACCGATCAGGGAATCCTTGGATTTATGGATGAAACACAAGCCGAGGGTTCCGGCTTTATTTATCCGATCACCGGGTCCAATCATCTCTATACGGGAGGTCTCTGGGTTTCGGATGGTGAATATGTTGCAAACCGGGACTACGATAGTGACCCAGCCCGCGAGTGGGTTGTCTCTACGGCGCCCGACGGCCATGTCGTCAGTGTGGCCGGGGTCGATCCCGATCAGATGATCCATGCAGGTTATACAGATGCCGGGGCGGTGTCACCGCACGGGCTCTATGTCCGTCAGGAATCATGGGCTTATGCGAATGCGCCCGATGATGATTATGTGATCATTCGCACTTTTATCCACAACACCAGTGGTTCAACGATGGATGAAATGTATGCGTCCCTGTTCCTCGATTTCGATTTGGGTGATGGAACGGATGACACGGGCGGGATCGACCGGGCGCGCTCATTGGTCTACATGACCGATACTTCCGGTGAGTATGTGGGTTTGAGGCTGCTCGATGCCGATCAGTCTCCTGATCGCCGCGCTAATCTCACCCTGATTCACAATCCGACCTATGTCTGGCCTCAGAGTTATCTCCTCGATGCCGACAAAATGGGGTTCCTCAGGGGAACGAATCGATCCTATATCCTAGAGGACGGCTCAACCCCTGATGACTATAGTGTTCTGGTCTCGGCGGGGCCTTTCTCACTCGCACCGGGGGACAGCAACGAAGTGACTTTTGTGGTATTGGGTGGGTCCAGTCTGGCCGACTTGCAGGCCAATTCCGATCAAGCGCAGATCCAGTTCATCGGGGATGCCGCGGGAACACCCGATCAAGAGAATCCTGCCCTGCTGACGACCTGTCTGCTGCCGAATCAGCCTAATCCTTTCAATCCCAAGACCATGGTTCGCTTCCAGCTCTCATCGCCGGGCCAGGTCAAGCTGGCGATCTACAATGTCGGCGGCCGCAGGATCCGGTCGCTGGCCCAGGGGGCGTTTGGTGGAGGCCCGCACGCTATCATTTGGGATGGGCGGGATGATTCGGGACAACCGGTTGCGTCCGGCGTCTATTTCTCGAGATTCGAGTCAGGAAACCACAGGGAGAGCCGGCGGATGATGCTGGTCCGCTGATCAGCTGATTTGTAGTGATCCCTGGAGAGGGCGGTTCGAGGTGAACCGCCCTCCTTGTCTTTGTCGGGAAGAATCTTCATAATCGATCCGAAGGAACTGTCCCCCCAAGCGATACCGGATGGGGAAAGGCCGGCTGTGCAACAAGAAACTCCAGCGGGTCATCCATCATTGGATTCACCCGCCACATCCCAGGGACCGCTTTGGCCCAAACGCCTGGAGCAGCTCTCCCGGACGCTGCGGCATCCCCAAAATAATTCTCAACAAGATCGGGATCGGGAGGCGGCATGGTTTCTTCTTAATGCCTCTATTTCCAAATACTTACGTATCCATCTCTCCCGCTTGGGAAAAGCCTCGCCTGAGGATCTGGAAGATATCGCCTCACAAAAATCGTTAGATTTGCTCCGCAGAATCGAATCAGGGTCATGGGAGATGACGGGCAGGACCGATGGCGAAATCATGGGATTCCTGTCAAAGGCGGCCCGCAACGGCTTGTTGGATCATCTCCGTGAGAAGCGACGCCGGATTGAACCGGTGGATGAAGATCGTCCTGAATGGGATGTGGGACCCGATACCCTGGAGAATGCGGTTAGGACAATGAGCCCGATAGATCCCCCCGACATTCAAGTAGAGCGAAACGAATTCGCGGCTGCGCTGCGGGAATGCGCCGAGCAATTAAGCGATCGTTCCCGCAAGATCTGGTTTTTCCGGGTCTTTTGCGGACTGTCGAGCCGGGAGATTGCCTGCCATCCGGAGGTGTCGCTCAAGGCGAGCCATGTCGATGTCCTATTACAAAGGACCCGCATAATGATTCGGGATTGTATGCGACAGAAAGGTCATCATCCCCAGGAAATTCCGCCGGGGACATTTGTGGAATTATGGAAAGCATTCCGGCTTGAAGAGATCTTGAATCCGGGAGTTGGAGAGTGAAATACCGTACCGACAATCAGAGTACCGGCGGAAGTTCCGGTCACCTGAGGGAGGATCTCCTCCTGGATTTGTTACACAATCTGCTACCGAAAGCAGAGAGGGATATGGCCCTATCCCATTTGTCGGTTTGTTCACAGTGCGAGTCTGAATTTCAGGAAATGGTGAGCCGCCGGGAGCGGCTCAGGGCGATGGCGAAATTGACGACCAACGCCGCCGGCGAGATCGAGCTTCAAACACGATCCGGATCGGACCCGGTTAAGTGCGGGGAGGCCGCTTCACAACCGGTTTCCGATCAGATTTCCCGCACTTGGAAGGGTCTCCTATCCATCCTCAAGCGCCCTCGAAATCAGTTCGGCGCGGCTCTCGTTGTCGCCACAGCGGCTCTCCTGCTTGTCATTTGGTCTCAGCATGAGGACGCAGATACCGCATCGGATCTTTATTGGCTGCCTCGATCAAGTCAGGAAATGCAATTTCGCTCGGGGTCCGGAGATGCCATCCATGAGATTCTCGCGGATGGACTCGATGCCTATGCACACCGGGATTTAAAATCGGCGATCCAGCATCTTGAGAGTGCTCAGGCGATGGGTCATCTGGAAACGGTGCGAAAAGTCTATCTTGGCAGCGCTCTGGCCATGAGCAGAAGATATGGTGAGGCCGCGGAGCTGTTGAATTCAGTATCAAGCCGCTCGCTGCCGGATCCATGGGGCAGCGAGGCGCGTTGGACTCTCTATATCGCCTTAAAGAAATCCGGCCGGACATCCCTCGCGGATTCCCTATTGAATGTGTTGGCTGCGGAAACAGGCGCCATCGGTGACCGGGCGCGTCAATTGATGCAGCCATAAAACTGACCTTTGCCCAACCAGGAGGTGTCACCATGCGCTATGGCTCCACATGGGTCAGCCTCCTTTTGTTGCTGTGCGGGCTATATGCCCCCTGCTCCATCTCAATCAGTTATGCCGATGAGGAATCCACCGGGAATGCCGGCAGGACGCAGGATCCGGACTCCTTGATCAAAGGGATTGCCGGTCTGCGCGTGGACGCAAGATATGATGAGGCGTTGATCCAGGCCCGCGAACTCACCCGACTTCTTGCCGACGATCCGGCGGCAAAACCATGGAGAAAAATCGACGCCGAGTGGCTTTTGAAAACATTGGAGCAGATAACAACCCTGTCGAAGGAGGATCAGGAGGAGCTTTCCGAAGCGGATGGTTTGGTGACTGATATCGAGGATTATTGGAGTGGTGGTGAGTATGCGAAAGGAGTCACCGCTGCCGAACGGCAGTTGCAGATTTATCGACGCCATTTTGGGGATGCGCATCCTGAGATAGCCCGAAGTCTCAATAGGCTGGCGCTCTGTCTTTTCGATCTGGGGGATCATGCCCGCGCCGAGGAATTCTATCATGAGGCCTTGAATATGAGTGTTGAGTTGCTCGGGAGAGAGCATCCCGATGTTGCGGAGGTTGATTCTAATCTGGGTTGGCTGGCTTATATCCAAACCGATTATCGGCAGGCTGAGCAATTCCATCTTGAGGCGCTGACCCTCCGCAGGGAGGTCTTCGGCGAAGAACATGACAGGACGGCGATGAGTTTGAGTGATCTGGCGGCTGTCTATTGGAGGGAGGGTGACTTCGCCAAGGCGGAGCCTCTCTTGAGGGATGCCGTAGCGAAGTGCCGGAAGCGGGTCGGAAATGAACACGAAGACACGGCGACGCTGTTGTACAATTTGGCTTGCCTTCTTATGGATCAGGGAGATTATAGCGCGGCAGAATCACTTTATCGTGAAACTCTGGCGATCCGTCGAAAGCAGATGGGAGAAGACAGTCCGCGCGTCGCCAGCTGTTTAAAAGCTCTGGCAACACTTCTTTACCGGAAGGGAGATTATGAAGCGGGGGAGCCGATCCTCCAAGAAGCTCTGGAAATGAACAGGAGGCGGCTGGGTGAAGATCATCTCGAGATCGCCTCCAACAGGAAGAGCCTGGCTTCATTCCGCCGGCAAAAAGGAGACTACGGCGGTGCCATTGAGCTGTTAAACCTGGCCATCCCCTCCCTGGTAAGAATTCTGGGCGAAGAACACCCCAAAGTCGCGGCGGCATATGATGCCTTGGGTTGTTGCCTTGGGAGTCAACACCGGTATGCCGAAGCTGAGGTCGATTTCGCCAGAGCGCTGGAGATGTTCCGCAAGTTGCTGGGAGAAGAACATCCAAAGGTGGCGATGGTCCTGAATGATATGGCGATCAATGACTTGGCTCAGGGGCGCTATCAGGAGGCGGAAACAGCCTTTAAGCAGGCAGCGGATGTGTTTGAGACGGCGCGGCTCCGAGCTGGAGAAGGTCTTACCCGCGCCCGTTTTCAAGAATCCCCTTACACTCGCCTCGCCGCGACCCGGTTGCGTCTCGGTGATCCGATGGGCGCCTGGCGCGCCGCGGAGAGGGGATTGGGACGTGCTTTGGCGGATCTGCTCATCGCCACTGGACAGCGGACCCTGACTCCTTTTGAAATCGCTACACAGGATTCCCTGAATGGTGAACTCGGCCGGCTGGAAAGACAACTCGAGGCGCTTGGAAAGACATGTGAGACAGACTCCACGGGTGAGAAGCTCGGGGAGTTCAACGAGAAACGCACTCAGCTTCTCTATACGGAAGCCGCTTGGAGCGCATTTCAGCGCGGGATCGCCTCGAGGTATCCTGTGACCGAGGGGCAGGTTTTCCCCTTGGAGCGGATCCAGCGCGGGCTTGATGATGAGACGGCGATACTCGGGTGGCTCCACACTGAAATGGAGGAAAAGACTTT
This genomic interval from Candidatus Eisenbacteria bacterium contains the following:
- a CDS encoding CHAT domain-containing protein produces the protein MRYGSTWVSLLLLLCGLYAPCSISISYADEESTGNAGRTQDPDSLIKGIAGLRVDARYDEALIQARELTRLLADDPAAKPWRKIDAEWLLKTLEQITTLSKEDQEELSEADGLVTDIEDYWSGGEYAKGVTAAERQLQIYRRHFGDAHPEIARSLNRLALCLFDLGDHARAEEFYHEALNMSVELLGREHPDVAEVDSNLGWLAYIQTDYRQAEQFHLEALTLRREVFGEEHDRTAMSLSDLAAVYWREGDFAKAEPLLRDAVAKCRKRVGNEHEDTATLLYNLACLLMDQGDYSAAESLYRETLAIRRKQMGEDSPRVASCLKALATLLYRKGDYEAGEPILQEALEMNRRRLGEDHLEIASNRKSLASFRRQKGDYGGAIELLNLAIPSLVRILGEEHPKVAAAYDALGCCLGSQHRYAEAEVDFARALEMFRKLLGEEHPKVAMVLNDMAINDLAQGRYQEAETAFKQAADVFETARLRAGEGLTRARFQESPYTRLAATRLRLGDPMGAWRAAERGLGRALADLLIATGQRTLTPFEIATQDSLNGELGRLERQLEALGKTCETDSTGEKLGEFNEKRTQLLYTEAAWSAFQRGIASRYPVTEGQVFPLERIQRGLDDETAILGWLHTEMEEKTFDSWGYLIRHSGPVTWIEIKGADDVVDPKEPTAFDFHEALIIAASWPFRVTEVERIEADAQAICERWIDPFSECLTDIKNLVIIPTGPMLGIPIEALKDHGGRFIGDRYAVSYAPSATIYTWLQEMGKRNSDRPSHKALLVGDPPFTLDQLAAMENQEKEPVYFSVRDIPVDLPVLRGMLAGNQEALASLPRLPGTREEVKRVASVLPDAMTLIGPDATEQEIVDLASSGALGEFDLLHFATHTLMDDEQPERSALVLSLVNLPDPLETTMEGKRIYDGLVTLEEIVREWDLEADLVVLSGCQTALGGKMAGEGFIGLAYAVLQAGARSVLVSLWRVEDTATSLLMGRFYENLTNSQRHRDISGKNLPMNKAEALGEAKQWLRNMTDAEGVRPFQHPTYWSSFILIGER
- a CDS encoding sigma-70 family RNA polymerase sigma factor, whose amino-acid sequence is MQQETPAGHPSLDSPATSQGPLWPKRLEQLSRTLRHPQNNSQQDRDREAAWFLLNASISKYLRIHLSRLGKASPEDLEDIASQKSLDLLRRIESGSWEMTGRTDGEIMGFLSKAARNGLLDHLREKRRRIEPVDEDRPEWDVGPDTLENAVRTMSPIDPPDIQVERNEFAAALRECAEQLSDRSRKIWFFRVFCGLSSREIACHPEVSLKASHVDVLLQRTRIMIRDCMRQKGHHPQEIPPGTFVELWKAFRLEEILNPGVGE